One region of Triticum aestivum cultivar Chinese Spring chromosome 6B, IWGSC CS RefSeq v2.1, whole genome shotgun sequence genomic DNA includes:
- the LOC100127065 gene encoding probable aquaporin TIP2-1, with protein MVKLAFGSCGDSFSATSIRAYVAEFIATLLFVFAGVGSAIAYGKITDDGALDPVGLVAIAIAHAFALFVGVAIAANISGGHLNPAVTFGLAVGGHITILTGIFYWVAQLLGSTAACFLLKFVTHGKAIPTHGVTAGMNEFEGVVMEIVITFALVYTVYATAADPKKGSLGTIAPIAIGFIVGANILAAGPFSGGSMNPARSFGPAVAAGNFAGNWVYWVGPLIGGGLAGFVYGDVFIASYQPVADQDYA; from the exons ATGGTGAAGCTCGCATTCGGGAGCTGTGGTGACTCCTTCAGCGCCACGTCCATCAGGGCGTATGTGGCGGAGTTCATCGCCACCCTCCTCTTTGTGTTCGCCGGCGTTGGGTCCGCCATTGCCTATG GGAAAATCACCGATGATGGCGCTCTCGACCCAGTTGGCCTTGTGGCGATCGCGATCGCCCACGCCTTCGCCCTCTTCGTCGGTGTCGCGATCGCCGCCAACATCTCCGGCGGCCACCTCAACCCCGCTGTGACCTTCGGCCTTGCCGTCGGCGGCCACATCACCATCCTCACCGGGATCTTCTACTGGGTGGCCCAGCTGCTCGGCTCTACCGCCGCCTGCTTCCTCCTCAAATTCGTCACCCACGGAAAG GCCATCCCGACGCACGGTGTGACGGCGGGCATGAACGAGTTCGAGGGCGTGGTGATGGAGATCGTCATCACCTTCGCGCTGGTGTACACGGTGTACGCCACGGCGGCGGACCCGAAGAAGGGGTCCCTCGGCACCATCGCGCCCATCGCGATCGGTTTCATCGTCGGCGCCAACATCCTCGCCGCCGGCCCCTTCAGCGGCGGCTCCATGAACCCCGCCCGCTCCTTCGGCCCGGCAGTCGCCGCCGGCAACTTCGCCGGAAACTGGGTCTACTGGGTCGGGCCGCTCATCGGAGGCGGCCTCGCTGGGTTCGTGTACGGCGACGTGTTCATCGCGTCCTACCAGCCAGTCGCCGACCAGGACTACGCGTAA